Proteins encoded by one window of Dryocola sp. LX212:
- the osmB gene encoding osmotically-inducible lipoprotein OsmB produces the protein MTLNNKKIAAVVLAVTVAMSLSACSNWSKRDRNTAIGAGAGALGGAVLTDGSTLGTLGGAAVGGIIGHQVGK, from the coding sequence ATGACCTTAAATAACAAAAAAATTGCCGCCGTCGTGCTGGCTGTAACCGTTGCGATGTCACTGAGTGCTTGTTCAAACTGGTCCAAACGTGATCGCAATACCGCTATTGGCGCGGGTGCTGGTGCGCTGGGCGGTGCGGTACTTACCGATGGCAGTACCTTGGGTACCCTGGGTGGCGCAGCGGTAGGTGGTATCATCGGTCACCAGGTCGGTAAATAA